A window of the Pseudomonas fluorescens genome harbors these coding sequences:
- a CDS encoding DMT family transporter, whose protein sequence is MHVSSGRWVYGMFLALLTAFLWGILPIKLKQVLVVMDPVTVTWFRLLVSGGCLFIYLAATKRLPSRKVLGPKGGWLVLMAVLGLVGNYVLYLMGLNLLSPGTAQLVVQMGPIMLLIASLFVFKERFSIGQGIGLMVLLIGFALFFNQRLAELLTSLSDYTAGVLLVLLASTVWTFYALGQKQLLTVWNSLQVMMVIYLFCALLLTPWVHPLEALSLSPLQGWLLLACCMNTLIAYGAFAEALAHWEASRVSATLAITPLVTFGAVAVAAGVWPEYVHAEQINLLGYGGAVLVVLGSALVALGPSLIAGLKARRMRMAAG, encoded by the coding sequence ATGCACGTTTCATCGGGTCGTTGGGTGTACGGCATGTTCCTGGCGTTGTTGACGGCGTTTCTCTGGGGAATCCTGCCGATCAAGCTCAAGCAGGTGCTGGTGGTGATGGACCCGGTCACGGTGACCTGGTTTCGCCTGCTGGTGTCCGGCGGCTGTCTGTTCATTTATCTGGCGGCGACCAAACGGTTGCCGAGTCGCAAGGTGCTCGGGCCGAAGGGCGGCTGGCTGGTGCTGATGGCGGTGCTCGGGCTGGTGGGCAACTACGTGCTGTACCTGATGGGCCTGAACCTGCTCAGCCCCGGCACCGCGCAACTGGTGGTGCAGATGGGGCCGATCATGTTGCTGATCGCCAGTCTCTTTGTGTTCAAGGAGCGCTTCAGCATCGGTCAGGGCATTGGCCTGATGGTGCTGCTGATCGGATTCGCGCTGTTCTTCAATCAGCGCTTGGCGGAATTGCTCACGTCTTTGTCTGATTACACCGCTGGCGTGTTGCTGGTGCTGTTGGCCTCGACCGTCTGGACCTTCTATGCGCTTGGCCAAAAGCAACTGCTGACGGTGTGGAATTCGCTGCAGGTGATGATGGTGATCTACCTGTTCTGCGCCTTGTTGCTGACGCCCTGGGTGCATCCGCTCGAAGCTCTGTCGCTGAGCCCGTTGCAGGGCTGGCTGCTGCTGGCCTGCTGCATGAACACCCTGATCGCCTACGGCGCATTTGCCGAGGCGCTGGCGCATTGGGAAGCCTCACGGGTCAGTGCGACACTCGCGATCACGCCGTTGGTGACGTTCGGTGCGGTGGCCGTGGCGGCGGGGGTGTGGCCTGAGTATGTGCATGCCGAGCAGATCAATCTGCTGGGGTATGGCGGGGCGGTGCTGGTAGTGCTGGGGTCGGCGCTGGTGGCGCTCGGGCCTTCGCTGATTGCCGGGCTCAAGGCCCGGCGCATGCGCATGGCAGCAGGTTAA
- a CDS encoding DUF6316 family protein encodes MLGMRAQDTAPATHFRSDRVCRVNGELYFSTRENTLEGPFDSPEKAEQEIKAYIARMQLMDSNR; translated from the coding sequence ATGTTAGGCATGCGCGCCCAGGACACCGCCCCCGCCACGCACTTTCGCAGCGACCGCGTGTGCCGGGTCAACGGCGAACTGTATTTCAGCACCCGGGAAAATACCCTTGAAGGGCCGTTCGACAGCCCCGAGAAAGCCGAGCAGGAAATAAAGGCTTACATCGCGCGGATGCAATTGATGGATTCCAACAGATAA
- a CDS encoding thiolase family protein: protein MREVVIVDSVRTGLAKSFRGKFNQTRPDDMAAHCVNALLSRNDIDPASVEDCIVGAGSNEGAQGYNIGRNVAVLSQLGTGTAGMTLNRFCSSGLQAIAIAANQIASGCSDIIVAGGVESISLTLKSVNTDHLINPLLKQQTPGIYYTMGQTAEVVARRYGVSREAQDRYSLQSQIRTAQAQAAGLFDDEIVPMAVKYRVEDKNSGEVQILDGIVDRDDCNRPDTTYESLAGLKPVFAEDGSVTAGNSSQLSDGASMTLVMSLEKALQLGLKPKAFFRGFTVAGCEPDEMGIGPVFSVPKLLKAKGLQVADIDLWELNEAFASQCLYARDRLEIDNEKYNVNGGSISIGHPFGMTGSRQVGHLVRELQRRNLRYGIVTMCVGGGMGASGLFEAVR, encoded by the coding sequence ATGCGTGAAGTGGTGATCGTCGACAGCGTACGGACCGGCCTGGCCAAGTCCTTTCGCGGCAAGTTCAACCAGACCCGTCCCGATGACATGGCGGCCCATTGCGTCAATGCGTTGCTCTCGCGCAATGACATCGACCCGGCCAGCGTCGAGGACTGCATCGTCGGCGCCGGCTCCAACGAAGGCGCCCAGGGCTACAACATCGGTCGCAACGTGGCGGTGCTCTCGCAATTGGGCACCGGCACGGCGGGCATGACCCTCAACCGTTTCTGTTCGTCGGGCTTGCAGGCGATTGCGATTGCCGCCAACCAGATCGCATCGGGTTGCAGCGACATCATCGTTGCCGGCGGCGTCGAGTCGATCAGCCTGACCCTGAAAAGCGTCAACACCGATCACCTGATCAACCCGTTGCTCAAGCAGCAGACGCCGGGCATCTACTACACCATGGGCCAGACCGCCGAAGTGGTGGCGCGTCGTTATGGCGTCAGCCGCGAGGCGCAGGATCGTTACTCGCTGCAAAGTCAGATCCGCACGGCCCAGGCGCAGGCAGCCGGCCTGTTCGACGATGAAATCGTGCCGATGGCGGTGAAGTACCGCGTTGAAGACAAAAACAGCGGTGAAGTGCAGATCCTCGACGGCATCGTCGATCGCGACGACTGCAACCGCCCGGACACCACCTATGAAAGCCTCGCGGGATTGAAACCGGTGTTTGCCGAAGACGGTTCGGTGACCGCCGGCAACTCGTCGCAGTTGTCCGATGGCGCGTCGATGACGCTGGTGATGAGCCTGGAAAAAGCCCTGCAACTGGGGCTCAAGCCGAAGGCGTTTTTCCGTGGGTTCACCGTGGCCGGTTGCGAGCCGGACGAAATGGGCATCGGCCCGGTGTTCTCGGTGCCGAAACTGCTCAAGGCGAAAGGCTTGCAGGTGGCGGACATCGATCTGTGGGAATTGAACGAAGCGTTTGCCTCGCAGTGCCTGTACGCCCGTGATCGTCTGGAAATAGACAACGAGAAATACAACGTCAACGGCGGCTCGATTTCCATCGGTCACCCGTTCGGCATGACCGGGTCGCGGCAGGTCGGGCATCTGGTGCGCGAGTTGCAGCGGCGTAATCTGCGTTACGGGATCGTCACCATGTGCGTGGGCGGCGGGATGGGTGCGTCCGGGTTGTTCGAAGCCGTACGCTAG
- the pap gene encoding polyphosphate:AMP phosphotransferase: MFESAEIGHAIDKDTYEAAVPALREALLEAQFELQQQKRFPVIILINGIEGAGKGETVKLLNEWMDPRLIEVRTFDQQTDEELARPPAWRYWRMLPAKGRMGIFFGNWYSQMLQGRVHGLFKDPRLDQAIAGAERMEKMFCDEGALIFKFWFHLSKKQMKARLKALADDPLHSWRISPLDWQQSQTYDKFVKYGERVLRRTSRDYAPWHVIEGVDPHYRSLTVGKILLEGLQNALKRPDVHPHDVSAQPLGSSVDQLNLLDSLNLDQRLEKKDYEEQLITEQARLSGLMRDKRMRRHALVAVFEGNDAAGKGGSIRRVAAALDPRQYSIVPIAAPTEEERAQPYLWRFWRHIPARGKFTVFDRSWYGRVLVERVEGFCSTADWMRAYGEINDFEEQLADAGVIVVKFWLAIDKDTQMERFQEREEIPFKRFKITEDDWRNRDKWDAYRAAVGDMVDRTSTEIAPWTLVEANDKRWARVKVLRTINRALEEAFEKSDKRAKKHKD; the protein is encoded by the coding sequence ATGTTCGAATCCGCTGAAATCGGTCACGCCATCGACAAAGACACCTACGAAGCCGCCGTGCCCGCCTTGCGTGAAGCCTTGCTTGAAGCCCAGTTCGAGTTGCAGCAGCAGAAGCGTTTCCCGGTGATCATTTTGATCAACGGCATCGAAGGCGCCGGCAAGGGCGAGACGGTGAAGTTGCTCAACGAGTGGATGGACCCGCGCCTGATCGAAGTGCGCACCTTCGACCAGCAGACCGACGAAGAGCTGGCACGGCCACCGGCCTGGCGTTACTGGCGGATGCTGCCGGCCAAGGGGCGGATGGGGATTTTCTTTGGCAACTGGTACAGCCAGATGCTGCAGGGCCGGGTGCATGGCTTGTTCAAGGATCCGCGTCTGGATCAGGCGATTGCCGGCGCCGAGCGCATGGAAAAGATGTTCTGTGATGAAGGCGCGCTGATCTTCAAGTTCTGGTTCCACCTGTCCAAGAAACAGATGAAGGCGCGGCTCAAGGCCCTGGCCGATGACCCGCTGCACAGCTGGCGCATCAGCCCGCTCGACTGGCAGCAGTCGCAAACCTACGACAAGTTCGTCAAATACGGCGAGCGCGTGTTGCGCCGCACCAGTCGCGATTACGCGCCATGGCATGTCATCGAGGGTGTCGACCCGCACTACCGCAGCCTGACGGTCGGCAAGATTCTGCTCGAGGGCCTGCAAAACGCACTGAAGCGTCCCGATGTGCATCCGCACGATGTCAGCGCCCAGCCGCTGGGCTCGTCGGTGGATCAGTTGAACCTGCTCGACAGCCTCAACCTGGATCAGCGTCTGGAAAAGAAAGACTACGAAGAACAATTGATCACCGAACAGGCGCGGCTGTCCGGCCTGATGCGTGACAAACGCATGCGCCGCCATGCACTGGTAGCGGTGTTCGAAGGCAACGATGCGGCGGGCAAGGGCGGTTCGATTCGTCGAGTGGCGGCGGCGCTCGATCCGCGTCAGTACAGCATCGTGCCGATTGCCGCGCCGACCGAAGAAGAGCGTGCGCAGCCGTATCTGTGGCGGTTCTGGCGGCACATTCCGGCGCGGGGCAAGTTCACCGTGTTTGACCGCTCGTGGTACGGCCGGGTGCTGGTGGAGCGGGTCGAAGGCTTTTGCAGCACCGCCGACTGGATGCGCGCTTACGGAGAAATAAACGACTTCGAGGAGCAACTGGCCGATGCCGGGGTGATCGTGGTCAAGTTCTGGCTGGCGATCGACAAGGACACGCAGATGGAGCGCTTTCAGGAGCGCGAAGAAATCCCGTTCAAGCGCTTCAAGATCACCGAAGACGACTGGCGCAACCGTGACAAATGGGACGCCTATCGTGCCGCCGTGGGCGACATGGTCGACCGCACCAGCACCGAAATCGCGCCGTGGACGCTGGTCGAGGCCAACGACAAGCGCTGGGCCCGGGTCAAAGTGCTGCGCACGATCAACCGTGCGCTGGAGGAAGCTTTCGAGAAGTCCGACAAACGAGCCAAGAAGCACAAGGACTGA
- the mnmC gene encoding bifunctional tRNA (5-methylaminomethyl-2-thiouridine)(34)-methyltransferase MnmD/FAD-dependent 5-carboxymethylaminomethyl-2-thiouridine(34) oxidoreductase MnmC, translating into MKPVMPHAQLDWDDQGRPRSRVFDDVYFSDQSGLDETRYVFLEQNRLAERFAALTAGGRLVIGETGFGTGLNFLCAWQLFEQHAVAGARLHFVSVEKFPLSPADLKRALALWPDLKLLSDQLLKHYVAIHQGFQRIVLDNGRVTLTLLIGDALEQLPQLDGQIDAWFLDGFAPAKNPEMWTAELFAELARLAAPGSTISTFTSTGWVRRLLNAAGFKMKRTPGIGHKWEILRGQFLGWPEDVAPPAANKPWFARPAPLSGERRALVIGAGLAGCATAASLAARGWQVSLLERHDAVAQEASGNPQGVLYLKLSAHGTALSQLIVSGFGYTRRLLETLQRGTDWDDCGVLQLAFNEKERERQAQLATAFPEDLLQWLDQPEAQARAGIGLAHGGLYYPEGGWVHPPALCQAQSAQPGVTLLTHQEAVELRKVDGQWQAFDGDRLIATAPVVVLAGAAEIKRFPQSADLPLKRIRGQITRLAQTTQSQALTTVVCAEGYVAPARLGEHTLGASFDFNSDDLTPTTAEHLGNLAMLNEISTDLVARLHISDPDADSLEGRAAFRCTSPDYLPIVGPLADREAFTDAYRALSKDARQVPDIPCPWLDGLYVNSGHGSRGLITAPLSGELLAAWLDNEPLPLPRSVAEACHPNRFALRRLIRGK; encoded by the coding sequence ATGAAACCTGTAATGCCCCACGCCCAACTCGACTGGGATGACCAGGGACGCCCGCGTTCGCGAGTGTTCGACGATGTGTATTTTTCCGACCAGTCGGGGCTGGATGAAACCCGCTACGTGTTCCTCGAACAGAACCGTCTGGCCGAGCGTTTTGCCGCGTTGACGGCGGGTGGGCGACTGGTGATCGGTGAAACCGGCTTCGGCACCGGGCTGAATTTTCTCTGCGCCTGGCAGTTGTTCGAACAGCATGCAGTGGCCGGTGCGCGGCTGCATTTCGTCAGCGTCGAAAAGTTTCCGTTGAGCCCCGCGGATCTAAAGCGAGCACTGGCGTTGTGGCCCGACCTGAAGCTGCTTTCCGATCAGTTGCTCAAGCATTACGTGGCAATCCATCAAGGTTTCCAACGCATTGTTCTGGATAACGGTCGCGTGACCCTGACGCTGCTGATCGGCGATGCGCTGGAGCAGTTGCCGCAACTGGACGGCCAGATCGACGCCTGGTTTCTCGACGGTTTCGCCCCGGCGAAAAACCCGGAGATGTGGACCGCCGAACTGTTCGCCGAACTGGCGCGATTGGCGGCGCCCGGCTCGACCATCAGCACGTTCACCAGCACCGGTTGGGTGCGGCGCCTGCTCAACGCCGCCGGCTTCAAGATGAAGCGCACGCCGGGCATCGGCCATAAGTGGGAGATCCTGCGCGGCCAATTTCTCGGCTGGCCAGAGGACGTTGCGCCCCCCGCCGCCAACAAACCGTGGTTCGCCCGTCCGGCTCCGTTGAGCGGTGAGCGTCGTGCCCTGGTGATCGGCGCCGGTCTGGCCGGTTGCGCCACCGCTGCCAGCCTCGCGGCGAGGGGCTGGCAGGTCAGTCTGCTGGAGCGACATGACGCGGTAGCACAGGAAGCCTCGGGCAATCCCCAAGGCGTGCTGTACCTGAAACTGTCCGCCCACGGCACCGCACTGTCGCAGTTGATCGTCAGCGGTTTCGGCTACACCCGTCGCCTGCTGGAAACCCTGCAACGCGGTACCGACTGGGATGACTGCGGCGTGCTGCAACTGGCGTTCAATGAAAAGGAACGCGAACGTCAGGCGCAACTGGCGACCGCGTTTCCCGAAGACCTTCTGCAATGGCTTGATCAACCCGAAGCGCAGGCCCGTGCCGGGATCGGTCTGGCCCATGGCGGTTTGTACTATCCCGAGGGCGGCTGGGTGCATCCGCCGGCATTGTGTCAGGCGCAATCCGCACAACCGGGCGTCACGCTGCTCACCCATCAGGAAGCCGTGGAACTGCGCAAGGTCGACGGCCAGTGGCAGGCCTTCGACGGTGATCGCTTGATCGCAACAGCACCTGTCGTGGTGTTGGCTGGTGCCGCCGAGATCAAGCGTTTCCCCCAGAGTGCCGACCTGCCCCTCAAACGCATTCGCGGGCAGATCACCCGACTGGCGCAGACCACACAAAGCCAGGCGCTGACCACCGTGGTGTGCGCCGAAGGTTACGTCGCACCGGCACGCTTGGGCGAGCACACTCTCGGCGCCAGTTTCGATTTCAACAGCGACGACCTGACCCCGACCACCGCCGAACACCTGGGCAATCTGGCGATGCTCAATGAAATCTCCACGGATCTGGTCGCACGCCTGCACATCAGCGACCCCGACGCCGACAGCCTTGAGGGCCGAGCCGCCTTCCGTTGCACCAGTCCCGATTACCTGCCGATTGTCGGCCCGCTCGCCGATCGCGAAGCCTTCACCGACGCCTATCGCGCCTTGAGCAAGGATGCCCGGCAAGTGCCGGACATTCCCTGCCCGTGGCTGGACGGTCTGTACGTCAACAGCGGTCATGGTTCACGCGGGTTGATCACCGCGCCACTGTCTGGCGAGCTGCTGGCCGCATGGCTCGACAACGAACCGCTGCCCCTGCCTCGCAGCGTGGCCGAAGCCTGTCACCCCAACCGGTTTGCCCTGCGCCGTCTGATTCGTGGCAAATGA
- a CDS encoding NEL-type E3 ubiquitin ligase domain-containing protein, whose product MSTTPASTTPVALTEKQKLSFLLEATGDLDTATALQKSFPPVLLKASADTLAALEKTARDLHATQVQVETDLSRLQSLKRFCIEQLSRALTARWPAVLDVEKDHLELPGSYCGCEAVTPPGGGEKVIPPATPTLLEAAMQNFTEDEAQADYFPAGSVVRIASRPDGVPGLTPTAFAAFCRELDLGRLYQAHFQQVFGVREINGNRVATGTMVRNISVMKKQMLQLDLHLALMKEHVSQDGYQTVQRLIDAGGVVDAQSLQFKGRPLIMQGLEALDSCLWGVVVFSEKSVELDPDQWCLVYMPGEPDQPLYEYTSFTAFVTYLEFKLGMGNYKSYFSHCIGEVDKEDFFKTLADTKSLGKVKQLEMPGPLFDFMLKSHVGKLQLDARALAVPTADVDEEERKKRLIHYLEIGMTIANVAGFVVPVLGQLMMGVAIGQMLAEVYEGIEDWNRGERQEAFSHLLGVAESIALMAAVGAGIKVLKSLAIKTVKKHPDFFQPFTAILDRNGQSRLWKPALDAYAQPLPVKAGSAPDAAGLYQVDGKVFVRIDDRTYAVALDPLSKTWCLQHPVRPNAYAPALTPSRHGGWRLALEPSEPWSGAYTLKRIDPQLARFEDSRLEMIRRLTDTRFDELHRLSDDGLPIPARLRDALERFAIDQRLREFVTAMERGESTGSRHAEEQLHALPRLAKWPTDRYIKVVDDNERIVETFPAGSIDDDTVSVIVSQAQLAAGELLQTVIDGLYDHEVEALVGIDTKPADQGRELAKLLGESVKADRRSTFDHLYQRYDQTIESEVLKARQVCPGIPARHAQELIRQSPSVERLHLRTSGRVPMGIAQRLNEASSNIRLDRALTGFYLSEISNADTEKLAIGLLPQLGGWDSQLYLELRARSLNGSLLQIVGKQPPLPGNSLTLVRLENGYEVFDSQNKTLGRTSGPDSLYQAILKGLLPRQAKDIGFASAKPEDGWRLRGQLLNIGLDEREGCARILAGERFEPMFSEPLCTLADPPVSNHSRRLLRKVKQLYPLFTDAQASEFLDQAGSDHLARALRVRELQGNLSRLRSELDVWIDDEAAIKTLGGDVSEITECRRIVAFDIEDSFRRLVFLRDEYNNPVFGLRLDGMRFGKLPFLPIGLSFDHVQHLSLQNMQLDNDVAYFLRAFKNVEILELGRNRLTRLPEFISRMPDLRRLSLAQNRIQLTEHDLVKLSRMGSLQSLDLSENPLGATLDVSEMFELSELSVRNTRSTELPKGLERLPNLDRVDLRDNDIRDLPQWLFETPRRFSETINLRNNPISEVSNTHLTNYRKNTGVGMGYLENDIARLDEHQARSIWLTETGGTQGARRLQIWNSIKDDPTAEGLFHLLAELGNTAESRHVREDMSRRVWSVLEATQANAELRGQIFDLAANPINCTDNAALNFSHLEVAVHVHNVLRVSGGEKPSAALLMRLARGLFRLEQIDRIAAEHVLDQGSPDPLEVTLAYRTGLARAFDLPGQPSHMRYGELADVTSEDLVTAIHRIQTAEVSSQWLDFLGRQPFWSDYLKSSFVQQFEEAREPHQAEARALFDKAEELSSADYLSEMNLCAARMEQTENALLRRLTRQVTESIERGTCIVPTD is encoded by the coding sequence ATGTCCACTACACCCGCGTCGACCACACCGGTCGCCCTTACGGAAAAACAGAAACTGAGCTTTTTGCTGGAAGCCACTGGCGATCTGGACACCGCTACGGCATTGCAGAAAAGCTTTCCCCCGGTCCTGCTCAAAGCCAGTGCCGACACATTGGCGGCACTGGAAAAGACCGCGCGTGACTTGCACGCAACCCAGGTGCAAGTGGAAACAGACCTGAGCCGGCTGCAATCGCTCAAGCGCTTTTGCATCGAGCAATTGAGCCGCGCACTGACTGCGCGCTGGCCGGCTGTACTCGACGTCGAGAAAGATCATCTGGAGTTGCCGGGAAGCTATTGCGGTTGTGAGGCGGTGACCCCGCCCGGGGGGGGAGAGAAGGTGATTCCGCCCGCTACGCCGACGCTGCTAGAAGCAGCGATGCAGAACTTCACGGAAGACGAGGCGCAAGCCGATTACTTTCCCGCAGGCAGCGTAGTAAGAATTGCGAGCAGGCCTGACGGCGTTCCCGGTCTGACACCCACGGCGTTCGCCGCATTCTGCCGGGAGCTGGACCTGGGCCGGCTATACCAGGCGCATTTCCAGCAGGTGTTCGGTGTCAGGGAGATCAATGGCAACCGGGTCGCCACCGGGACGATGGTTCGTAATATCTCGGTGATGAAAAAGCAGATGCTGCAACTGGATCTGCACCTGGCGCTGATGAAAGAACATGTTTCACAGGACGGTTATCAGACGGTCCAGCGTTTGATTGATGCCGGAGGCGTCGTCGATGCCCAAAGCCTTCAATTCAAGGGGCGACCGCTGATCATGCAGGGCCTCGAGGCGCTCGACAGCTGTCTGTGGGGTGTTGTGGTCTTCTCCGAAAAATCGGTGGAACTGGATCCCGATCAATGGTGCCTGGTCTACATGCCCGGCGAGCCGGACCAGCCGTTGTACGAGTACACCAGCTTCACGGCATTCGTCACGTATCTGGAATTCAAACTGGGTATGGGCAATTACAAAAGCTACTTCAGCCACTGCATCGGCGAGGTCGACAAGGAGGACTTTTTCAAGACGCTTGCCGATACCAAGAGTCTGGGGAAAGTCAAACAGTTGGAAATGCCGGGCCCGTTGTTCGACTTCATGCTCAAGAGTCATGTCGGCAAGTTGCAGCTCGATGCCCGCGCGCTCGCCGTACCGACGGCGGATGTCGATGAAGAAGAGCGCAAGAAGCGTTTGATCCACTACCTGGAAATCGGCATGACGATCGCCAACGTGGCGGGGTTCGTCGTCCCGGTTCTGGGGCAACTGATGATGGGCGTCGCAATCGGACAAATGCTTGCTGAAGTGTACGAAGGGATCGAGGACTGGAATCGGGGAGAACGTCAGGAAGCTTTTTCACACTTGCTCGGCGTGGCGGAAAGTATTGCGCTGATGGCCGCCGTGGGGGCTGGCATAAAGGTCTTGAAATCCCTGGCGATCAAGACAGTTAAAAAACACCCGGATTTCTTTCAGCCTTTCACCGCCATTCTTGACCGCAATGGTCAATCCCGATTGTGGAAGCCGGCACTGGATGCCTATGCACAGCCGCTGCCGGTAAAGGCGGGTTCCGCACCCGACGCGGCGGGCTTGTATCAGGTCGATGGCAAGGTCTTTGTCCGTATTGACGATCGAACCTATGCCGTGGCGCTGGATCCGCTTTCAAAGACCTGGTGCCTTCAGCATCCTGTCCGGCCGAATGCCTACGCCCCTGCACTCACGCCCAGTCGGCACGGGGGCTGGCGTCTTGCCCTGGAGCCTAGCGAGCCATGGTCCGGGGCCTATACCCTCAAACGTATCGATCCGCAGTTGGCGCGTTTTGAAGACAGCCGTCTGGAGATGATCCGCCGGCTGACCGACACCCGGTTCGACGAACTGCATCGCCTGAGCGATGACGGACTGCCGATACCTGCCCGGTTGCGAGACGCTCTTGAGCGATTTGCAATCGATCAAAGGCTGCGTGAATTCGTGACCGCCATGGAACGTGGCGAGTCGACCGGCTCTCGCCATGCCGAGGAGCAACTGCACGCGTTGCCCAGGCTGGCGAAATGGCCGACCGATCGCTACATCAAGGTCGTGGATGACAACGAACGTATCGTTGAAACCTTCCCTGCGGGCTCGATTGACGATGACACCGTGAGCGTTATTGTGAGCCAGGCGCAATTGGCCGCAGGGGAATTGCTACAGACCGTCATCGACGGTTTGTACGACCACGAAGTGGAGGCATTGGTGGGCATCGACACGAAGCCCGCTGATCAGGGCAGAGAGCTGGCGAAACTGCTGGGGGAGTCGGTCAAGGCCGATCGCCGCTCGACATTCGATCATCTGTATCAGCGGTATGACCAGACCATCGAAAGCGAGGTGCTCAAGGCAAGACAGGTCTGTCCCGGCATACCGGCACGCCATGCACAAGAGCTGATCCGCCAGTCCCCGAGTGTCGAGCGCCTGCACCTGCGCACCAGCGGACGAGTGCCCATGGGTATCGCACAACGGTTGAACGAGGCCTCGAGCAACATTCGACTGGATCGGGCGCTGACCGGCTTCTACCTGTCTGAAATATCCAACGCCGATACAGAGAAACTGGCCATCGGGTTGCTGCCGCAACTCGGTGGCTGGGATTCGCAGCTTTACCTCGAATTGCGGGCCAGATCACTCAACGGAAGTCTGCTGCAAATTGTCGGCAAGCAACCGCCCCTGCCTGGCAACTCACTCACACTGGTCCGGCTCGAAAATGGCTACGAGGTGTTCGACAGCCAGAACAAAACCCTCGGTCGAACTTCCGGTCCCGACAGTCTTTATCAGGCCATCCTCAAGGGACTTTTACCCCGTCAGGCCAAGGACATTGGATTCGCGTCTGCCAAGCCGGAAGACGGCTGGCGTTTGCGAGGTCAACTGCTGAACATTGGGCTGGACGAGCGGGAAGGTTGCGCCCGGATACTGGCGGGGGAGCGCTTTGAACCGATGTTCTCTGAACCGCTGTGCACGCTCGCCGATCCTCCGGTATCGAATCATTCGCGGCGCTTGCTGCGAAAAGTTAAACAACTGTACCCATTGTTTACCGACGCTCAGGCCAGCGAGTTTCTTGACCAGGCGGGCAGCGATCATCTTGCCCGTGCCCTGCGGGTCAGAGAATTACAGGGCAATCTGAGCCGACTGCGAAGCGAACTCGATGTCTGGATAGACGATGAGGCAGCCATAAAGACGCTGGGCGGCGATGTCAGTGAAATAACGGAGTGTCGGCGGATTGTGGCGTTCGATATCGAGGACAGCTTCCGCCGGCTGGTCTTCCTGCGCGACGAGTACAACAACCCGGTGTTCGGTCTGAGGCTCGATGGCATGCGATTCGGAAAGCTTCCGTTCCTGCCGATCGGGTTGAGCTTCGATCATGTCCAGCATCTGTCTTTGCAAAACATGCAACTGGACAACGATGTCGCCTACTTCCTCAGAGCCTTCAAGAACGTCGAGATTCTTGAGCTGGGTCGCAACAGGCTCACCCGGTTGCCGGAGTTCATTTCCCGCATGCCCGACCTCCGGCGGCTGAGCCTGGCGCAAAACCGCATTCAGTTGACCGAGCATGATCTGGTGAAGTTGTCCCGGATGGGTTCCCTGCAAAGCCTGGATCTGAGCGAAAACCCCTTGGGGGCCACACTGGATGTCAGCGAGATGTTCGAACTGTCTGAGTTGAGCGTGCGCAACACCCGTTCCACAGAGTTGCCCAAAGGGCTGGAGCGCTTGCCGAATCTGGATCGGGTGGATCTGCGCGACAACGACATCCGGGATTTGCCTCAATGGCTCTTCGAAACCCCAAGGCGATTCAGTGAGACGATCAATCTGCGCAACAATCCGATTTCCGAAGTCAGCAACACCCATCTGACCAATTACCGCAAAAACACCGGGGTCGGCATGGGCTACCTGGAAAATGACATCGCCAGGCTGGACGAACATCAGGCGCGTTCTATCTGGCTGACCGAAACAGGTGGAACGCAAGGTGCCAGACGTTTGCAGATATGGAATTCGATCAAGGACGATCCGACGGCCGAAGGTCTGTTCCATTTGCTGGCCGAGCTGGGTAATACCGCTGAATCCAGACATGTGCGTGAGGACATGTCCCGTCGGGTGTGGAGTGTTCTGGAGGCCACGCAAGCCAATGCCGAACTACGCGGGCAGATTTTCGATCTGGCCGCCAACCCGATCAACTGTACGGACAATGCGGCGCTGAACTTCAGCCATCTTGAAGTGGCGGTTCATGTTCACAATGTGCTGCGTGTTTCCGGTGGTGAAAAACCATCGGCGGCATTGCTGATGAGGCTTGCCCGAGGCTTGTTCCGGCTGGAACAGATCGACCGGATAGCTGCTGAACACGTTCTGGATCAAGGCTCTCCCGATCCTCTGGAAGTCACGCTCGCCTACCGTACCGGCCTGGCGCGGGCGTTCGACCTGCCGGGGCAGCCTTCGCACATGCGTTACGGGGAACTCGCTGATGTGACGAGTGAGGATCTGGTTACGGCTATTCATCGAATCCAGACGGCCGAAGTATCCTCTCAATGGCTGGATTTTCTGGGTCGCCAGCCGTTTTGGAGCGACTATCTGAAAAGCAGTTTTGTTCAGCAGTTCGAAGAAGCGCGGGAGCCTCACCAAGCGGAGGCACGGGCGCTGTTCGACAAGGCCGAGGAGCTCAGCTCTGCCGATTACCTGAGCGAAATGAACCTCTGTGCTGCCCGAATGGAGCAGACCGAAAATGCGTTGTTGCGGCGGCTTACCCGGCAGGTAACGGAGTCGATTGAGAGGGGGACCTGCATTGTGCCCACTGACTGA